One window of Bactrocera tryoni isolate S06 chromosome 2, CSIRO_BtryS06_freeze2, whole genome shotgun sequence genomic DNA carries:
- the LOC120768317 gene encoding uncharacterized protein LOC120768317, which produces MSADTFDDDFFETRLEALKDTQEGIQQMSAWCLQQRTHHKKIVSCWLNVFKRVRVEHRLTLFYLANDVIQNSKRKRYEFVESWATALQRATTMVRDEKVKSKVLRIFSIWEQRDIYSEEYLSDLSGLLNINPPKKAQTVTVETSDDYTNGPLIANIRECVELSLATDNSFKKLPKAPNCDIELIKQQIKDKSHSDDIEKEIERYTTYAEAYSKHLQAEIRSRKAVLSNLDTAIKFYANQRGEVKVVVSAYKNFGSRIKLVKKKLDEITPNLPSPIPSPDINAPSPEPDADLQLPDDQTPISMNLFKNSINGYSSYLDGKLPFDINDFKRDDNSNKSSQPIEVIGSRSDDESYSSSTEYYKPEPITAFSSSTNISIPGLNPLPVPPVESGYTSLARSAQQYGGLLPPPATTLFGGNNGIHHDYNSSYTPDSGYHRSGGAGAAVNNNTIMGGQPLMPPPPMPNLNVLDNVSGGNGISGGSRTSNNSSDDFNSTWNMNLSWTSVDNSNLSNSSYTRDSIDTPVSPPHFEREASSGAGTTIEYSEHHTSNLLVSQQDVDHRQLAFDVPSADLGVKLGLSKEKSRQLDIDHRNLISLTGSPGGNDGDKKSWLSQDPNFLENTSGDVDYRALPGMAMESADLASKHGLMAPPSHSLPKKTSSPQKSNASSSSDKEDAGSARYDPSDMVIDMDMSDEDLDDILREVNEQQSEQLDSSQQSIGSGDGLQIDISKDHIDDDSLGAAGGARPALLETPPEYIPQPVWNNNQLGQAPMPNYEPQNIGMNMEMQQQEMWNQNSWHNDNNGRGGVPPPPRPPFPLPFNNFPMNSNMRGGRGGGAPGWGNSPQQNQFRNDRFPRPPRGGHPGSPYYNRGGRGGSGGGMRGGFRGKFRGNPAWI; this is translated from the exons ATGAGTGCAGATACTTTTGATGATGACTTCTTCGAGACACGCCTGGAGGCACTCAAGGATACTCAGGAGGGCATACAACAAATGTCAGCTTGGTGTCTACAACAACGTACTCACCACAAAAAGATTGTGTCCTGCTGGTTAAATGTGTTTAAGAGAG tacGTGTGGAACACAGGCTTACTTTATTCTATCTGGCTAACGATGTCATACAAAATAGTAAACGGAAACGGTATGAGTTTGTTGAAAGTTGGGCTACCGCTTTGCAGAGAGCAACGACCATGGTCag AGATGAAAAGGTAAAAAGCAAAGTTCTACGTATATTCAGCATTTGGGAACAACGAGACATATACAGCGAGGAGTATCTGAGTGATTTAAGCGGCTTATTGAATATAAATCCACCCAAAAAAGCGCAAACAGTTACTGTAGAAACTTCAGATGATTATAcg AATGGCCCACTTATAGCCAATATACGGGAATGTGTCGAACTTTCTTTGGCGACTGATAACAGTTTTAAAAAACTACCGAAAGCACCTAATTGTGATATCGAATtgataaaacaacaaataaaggaCAAAAGCCATTCAGATGATATTGAAAAGGAAATCGAACGGTACACAACTTATGCGGAAGCATATAGTAAGCACTTACAAGCCGAAATTCGTAGCCGTAAAGCGGTGCTAAGTAATCTCGATACAGCTATTAAATTCTATGCAAATCAACGTGGAGAAGTAAAGGTGGTCGTTAGC GCTTATAAAAACTTTGGTAGTCGCATAAAACTTGTGAAGAAGAAATTGGATGAAATCACACCCAACTTGCCTAGCCCTATACCGTCGCCGGACATAAATGCGCCGTCACCTGAACCCGACGCAGATCTACAACTGCCGGATGACCAAACACCGATCTCAATG aatttatttaaaaattcaatcaatGGTTATTCAAGTTATTTGGATGGGAAATTACCCTTTGACATAAATGACTTTAAGCGAGACGACAATTCAAACAAATCAA GTCAGCCAATTGAGGTAATCGGTTCTCGTTCAGACGATGAGAGCTATAGTTCCAGCACGGAATATTATAAACCTGAGCCAATAACCGCTTTTTCCAGCAGCACCAACATTTCCATACCAGGTTTGAATCCTCTGCCAGTGCCTCCAGTTGAATCGGGCTACACATCACTCGCGCGCTCAGCTCAACAATATGGTGGTTTATTACCGCCACCCGCGACAACGCTCTTTGGTGGAAATAATGGCATACATCATGATTACAACTCGAGCTATACGCCTGATAGTGGTTATCATAGAAGCGGTGGTGCGGGTGCTGCCGTTAATAATAATACGATTATGGGTGGACAACCGCTAATGCCACCACCGCCAATGCCCAATTTAAATGTATTAGACAATGTTAGCGGTGGCAATGGCATCAGTGGAGGGTCACGTACATCTAATAACAGCAGTGATGATTTTAATTCTACGTGGAATATGAATTTGTCGTGGACATCCGTAGACAATTCTAATTTATCAAACTCTTCATATACGCGTGATAGCATAGATACACCTGTTTCACCGCCACATTTCGAGCGCGAAGCTAGTAGCGGAGCCGGCACGACCATCGAGTACAGCGAGCATCACACGAGCAATCTTTTGGTATCGCAACAAGATGTTGACCATCGACAGTTAGCATTCGATGTGCCTAGTGCCGATTTGGGTGTAAAATTAGGTCTGAGCAAAG AGAAATCACGTCAGTTGGATATAGATCATAGGAATTTGATTTCGCTAACAGGCTCACCAGGTGGCAATGATGGTGACAAGAAATCTTGGTTATCGCAGGATccg aatttccttgaaaatacaTCAGGCGATGTTGATTACCGTGCTTTGCCAGGAATGGCTATGGAGTCTGCTGATTTAGCGTCTAAACATGGA CTAATGGCCCCACCATCTCATAGTCTGCCGAAGAAGACGAGTTCGCCACAAAAAAGCAATGCCA GCTCGTCATCAGACAAGGAAGATGCTGGTAGTGCACGCTATGATCCCTCCGATATGGTTATCGATATGGACATGTCCGATGAAGATCTCGATGATATATTGAGAG AAGTAAATGAGCAGCAAAGTGAACAGCTTGATAGTTCGCAACAATCAATTGGCAGTGGTGATGGCTTACAAATCGATATTTCTAAAGACCATATCGATGACGATTCCTTAGGTGCGGCCGGTGGCGCAAGACCGGCCTTATTAGAAACACCGCCGGAGTATATACCGCAACCGGTTTGGAACAACAATCAGTTGGGTCAAGCGCCAATGCCCAATTACGAACCACAAAACATCGGCATGAACATGGAAATGCAACAGCAGGAAATGTGGAATCAGAATAGCTGGCATAACGATAACAATGGACGTGGTGGTGTGCCACCACCTCCGCGCCCGCCATTTCCATTGCCTTTTAATAATTTCCCGATGAATTCAAATATGCGCGGCGGCCGTGGTGGCGGTGCGCCAGGCTGGGGAAATTCGCCGCAACAAAATCAATTTCGCAATGACAGATTTCCACGGCCGCCACGTGGTGGACACCCCGGCAGCCCGTATTACAATCGTGGTGGCAGAGGCGGCAGCGGTGGTGGTATGCGTGGCGGATTTCGTGGTAAATTTCGCGGCAATCCAGCGTGGATTTAA
- the LOC120769703 gene encoding transcription factor 21 — translation MLAGEYCESDLSFYSSMRRLQSSESVESDTSSYSKMLSDNLEELTALYSMDVSSNSPSTSSSSLESQRELIGFQADENFVDNFDFGYAVETTRQVTCISANPKRWSSLCDQQFYTSNSCKTSTVESSKNIKAHYRSTYRIGSLKSASPSQHHFKTNSSFLTSSSDCGPQDVIRKRRLAANARERRRMNSLNDAFDKLRDVVPSLGNDRRLSKYETLQMAQAYIGDLVKLLTRDY, via the coding sequence ATGCTAGCTGGTGAATATTGTGAGAGCGATCTTTCGTTTTATTCCTCGATGCGGCGCTTACAATCGAGTGAATCGGTAGAAAGTGATACGAGTAGTTACTCGAAAATGCTTAGTGATAATTTGGAGGAACTTACGGCTTTGTACAGTATGGATGTTAGCAGCAATAGTCCATCAACGTCTTCGTCGTCGTTAGAAAGCCAACGGGAACTTATAGGCTTCCAAGCAGATGAAAATTTTGTGGATAACTTTGATTTTGGCTATGCAGTTGAAACCACACGACAAGTCACCTGCATTAGCGCAAATCCTAAACGGTGGTCTTCACTGTGTGATCAACAATTTTACACCAGCAATTCCTGCAAAACTTCAACTGTCGAAAGctcgaaaaatattaaagctcATTATAGATCGACGTATAGAATTGGTTCACTGAAGTCTGCGTCACCCTCTCAGCATCATTTCAAGACAAACTCCAGCTTTTTAACGAGTTCCAGCGACTGTGGTCCACAGGATGTTATCAGGAAACGACGACTTGCCGCCAATGCGCGTGAACGTCGACGCATGAATAGCTTGAATGATGCTTTCGATAAACTTCGAGACGTTGTACCATCGCTGGGAAATGATCGGCGACTCTCGAAATATGAAACATTGCAAATGGCTCAAGCTTATATTGGTGATTTGGTTAAGTTGCTGACGCGCGattattaa
- the LOC120769047 gene encoding uncharacterized protein LOC120769047, with amino-acid sequence MVAINSLIILTFTIAFDVAMACNGYKARIVKAENCAGPDAIIMLDEAFAVKLNKKCEIVPTGCVTNKAFNTAVSKFKVQKDGVVLKEGKLDLCSAAEHVSNEAKDMLKLFGAPSSCPVPAEKICANDHRVDLSKYKAMLSMAKGNIIVDSDVTHDTGKSCFHVELEISKS; translated from the exons ATGGTTGCTATTAATTCTTTGATTATACTGACTTTCACCATTGCATTCGATGTGGCAATGGCTTGC AACGGTTACAAGGCAAGAATTGTAAAGGCGGAAAATTGTGCCGGACCTGACGCCATTATTATGCTGGATGAGGCTTTTGCTGTGAAACTTAATAAAAAGTGTGAAATTGTGCCTACGGGCTGCGTCACGAACAAAGCCTTCAATACAGCTGTATCGAAGTTTAAAGTGCAAAAGGATGGTGTTGTCTTAAAGGAAGGCAAACTTGACCTTTGCTCTGCCGCGGAACATGTTTCGAATGAAGCTAAGGATATGTTAAAACTATTTGGTGCTCCATCTAGTTGCCCAGTACCAGCG GAGAAAATCTGCGCAAATGATCACCGCGTCGATTTGTCCAAATACAAGGCAATGCTGAGCATGGCTAAAGGCAATATTATTGTCGATTCGGATGTTACACACGACACT ggTAAATCATGTTTCCACGTTGAGctcgaaatttcaaaaagctAA